A single genomic interval of Nostoc commune NIES-4072 harbors:
- a CDS encoding zinc metalloprotease HtpX: MTNQLKTAVLLAALSGLLIAISYWVIGGTSGLIIGIGLAAVTNLFSWYQSDKIALAVYQAQPVSQGEAPGLYRMVQRLSDRANIPMPKVYIVPSQGANAFATGRDPEHAAVAVTEGILNILPEDELEGVIAHELTHIINRDTLTQAVAATVAGAISFLAQMVSYSLWFGGGSRDDNRGANPLGVLLTVMLAPLAATIIQLAISRTREFSADAGSARLTGNPRALARALQRLEGSARQMPLNANPAYEPLLIINSISGQFMGNLFSSHPATEERVAALLKLEQQLPTTVY; encoded by the coding sequence ATGACAAATCAATTAAAAACGGCTGTTTTGCTAGCTGCGTTAAGTGGTCTTTTGATCGCAATTAGTTACTGGGTAATTGGCGGTACTAGTGGCTTGATAATAGGAATAGGTTTAGCAGCAGTAACAAACCTGTTTTCCTGGTATCAATCAGATAAGATTGCTCTAGCAGTATACCAAGCCCAGCCCGTGAGTCAAGGGGAAGCACCGGGACTTTATCGGATGGTGCAGAGATTAAGCGATCGCGCTAACATCCCCATGCCCAAAGTTTATATTGTCCCAAGCCAAGGTGCAAACGCCTTCGCTACAGGGCGCGATCCAGAACACGCTGCTGTTGCTGTCACCGAAGGCATTTTGAATATATTGCCAGAGGATGAACTCGAAGGCGTTATCGCCCACGAACTTACCCACATTATTAATCGTGACACCCTCACACAAGCTGTTGCTGCTACGGTTGCTGGTGCTATTTCATTCCTAGCGCAAATGGTTAGTTATAGCTTATGGTTTGGCGGTGGTTCACGAGATGACAACAGAGGTGCAAATCCTTTGGGTGTTTTATTAACAGTAATGCTTGCGCCATTGGCTGCAACTATTATTCAGCTAGCAATTTCGCGCACACGAGAATTCTCTGCTGATGCAGGTTCAGCTAGATTAACCGGTAATCCCCGCGCCTTAGCTAGGGCGCTACAACGTTTAGAAGGCTCGGCAAGGCAGATGCCCTTAAATGCCAATCCAGCTTATGAGCCATTATTAATTATCAATTCTATCTCTGGACAGTTTATGGGTAACTTGTTCTCTAGTCACCCTGCTACAGAGGAGCGAGTTGCAGCATTGCTGAAACTAGAGCAACAATTGCCAACAACAGTTTATTAA
- a CDS encoding M16 family metallopeptidase, whose amino-acid sequence MTSTLRKLPRLNTPTLHQLPNGLTIIAEQMPVEAVNLNVWIKVGSAVESDAINGMAHFLEHMIFKGTERLASGEFERRIEERGAVTNAATSQDYTHYYITTAPKDFAELAPLQIDVVSNASIPDDAFERERLVVLEEIRRSEDNPQRRTFRRAMETAYDKLPYRRAVLGPESVIAELKPQQMRDFHASWYQPQSITAVAVGNLPVEELIATVAEGFTKATKTQYSPLSTDAINRVSTHSPLPTESPFTEIVRREFVDESLQQARLVMLWRVPGMVQLNRTYGLDVLAGILGHGRTSRLVRDLREERGLVSSISVSNMSNQLQGTFYISAKCAVENLAEVEDAIAQHIRTVQTELVTESEIARVRRRVANRFIFSNETPSDRTGLYGYYQSLVGDLEPAFNYPDHIQSQNATDLMQAAKEYLSPDAYGVVVVKP is encoded by the coding sequence ATGACTTCAACCCTGCGGAAACTTCCTCGTCTTAATACCCCAACCCTGCATCAGTTACCCAATGGTTTGACAATCATAGCGGAGCAGATGCCAGTTGAAGCTGTAAACCTCAACGTATGGATTAAAGTTGGTTCAGCCGTAGAATCTGATGCCATTAACGGCATGGCTCACTTTTTAGAGCACATGATTTTTAAGGGAACAGAACGACTGGCTAGCGGCGAGTTTGAACGTCGGATTGAAGAACGGGGTGCTGTCACCAATGCCGCAACTAGCCAAGATTATACTCATTACTATATAACCACAGCCCCCAAAGATTTTGCCGAGCTTGCTCCACTACAAATAGATGTAGTATCAAATGCGAGTATTCCTGATGATGCTTTTGAACGGGAGCGATTAGTAGTTTTAGAAGAAATTAGGCGCTCAGAGGATAATCCCCAACGGCGGACATTTCGGCGGGCGATGGAGACAGCCTATGATAAACTACCTTATCGCCGTGCAGTATTGGGGCCAGAATCGGTGATTGCCGAACTTAAACCCCAGCAGATGCGAGATTTTCATGCTAGTTGGTATCAACCCCAATCAATTACTGCTGTAGCTGTGGGCAATTTGCCTGTGGAAGAATTAATTGCAACCGTTGCTGAAGGATTTACAAAAGCCACTAAAACTCAGTACTCCCCACTCAGTACAGACGCGATTAATCGCGTCTCTACCCACTCCCCACTCCCCACTGAATCACCATTTACAGAAATTGTCCGTCGAGAATTTGTAGATGAAAGTCTCCAGCAAGCAAGGCTAGTCATGCTTTGGCGAGTTCCAGGAATGGTTCAGTTAAATCGCACCTATGGACTGGATGTTTTAGCCGGAATTTTGGGACATGGACGGACATCAAGACTGGTGAGGGATTTACGAGAAGAACGAGGATTAGTTTCTTCAATTTCTGTGAGCAACATGAGCAATCAGCTGCAAGGGACATTTTATATTTCAGCTAAATGTGCAGTGGAAAATTTAGCAGAAGTAGAAGATGCGATCGCTCAACATATTCGCACAGTCCAAACCGAATTAGTCACAGAATCAGAAATTGCCCGTGTGCGGCGGCGAGTAGCAAACAGATTTATTTTTAGCAATGAAACACCAAGCGATCGCACTGGGTTGTATGGTTATTATCAGTCTTTGGTGGGAGATTTAGAACCCGCCTTTAATTACCCAGATCATATTCAGAGCCAAAATGCAACTGACTTGATGCAAGCAGCCAAAGAGTATCTTTCCCCAGATGCTTATGGTGTAGTTGTCGTCAAGCCGTAA
- a CDS encoding IS200/IS605 family accessory protein TnpB-related protein: MPVQIKKVDTEDSDFVCSVDMGINNAATVSIVGKNGTVKARKFINPARDIDRRNQRRMMIRKKSSQTANLTKRKLPTGFCKGLYRKSANINLEISRKVMRDIVEFAKTHNVKVIVFENLSGWKAKAGRKGSLQKQKFHLWCHCKIVELTQQRWNELGGKIIFINPKYTSAYAFDGSGKVRRSKINNSQFAIRNSQLRFVTGI; the protein is encoded by the coding sequence ATGCCCGTTCAAATTAAGAAGGTTGATACAGAAGACTCTGATTTTGTATGCAGTGTTGATATGGGCATTAACAATGCTGCTACAGTCTCAATTGTTGGTAAAAACGGTACTGTAAAGGCAAGGAAGTTCATTAACCCTGCCAGAGACATAGACCGCAGAAATCAACGTAGAATGATGATTAGGAAGAAATCATCACAAACAGCTAATCTAACAAAACGAAAACTACCTACTGGTTTTTGCAAAGGACTTTACCGCAAGTCAGCCAACATCAATTTAGAAATATCTCGTAAGGTTATGAGAGACATTGTGGAGTTTGCGAAAACTCACAATGTTAAAGTAATTGTGTTTGAGAATTTATCTGGATGGAAAGCTAAGGCAGGTAGAAAGGGTTCTCTGCAAAAGCAAAAATTCCATCTTTGGTGTCACTGTAAAATAGTTGAGTTGACACAACAAAGATGGAATGAATTGGGAGGTAAAATAATTTTTATTAACCCTAAATACACCAGTGCTTACGCTTTTGATGGAAGTGGTAAGGTTAGAAGGAGTAAGATTAACAATTCGCAATTCGCAATTCGCAATTCGCAATTACGTTTTGTAACGGGGATTTAG
- a CDS encoding LL-diaminopimelate aminotransferase, whose protein sequence is MATINNNYLKLKAGYLFPEIARRVNAFAEANPDAKIIRLGIGDVTEPLPEACRTAMIKAVEEMGDRNTFKGYGPEQGYAWLREKIATQDFQARGADIDASEIFISDGSKCDTGNILEIFGHDNIIAVTDPVYPVYVDTNVMVGNTGDANDKGEFEGLVYLPITADNNFTAEIPSKKVDLIYLCFPNNPTGATATKEYLKAWVDYAKANNSIIFFDAAYEAYITDPSLPHSIYEIEGAREVAIEFRSFSKNAGFTGTRCALTVVPKTLTAKAADGSDVELWKLWNRRQSTKFNGVSYIIQRGAEAVYSEEGQAQIKALVSFYLENAKIIREKLTAAGLSVYGGVNAPYVWVKTPNGLSSWEFFDKLLQTVNVVGTPGSGFGAAGEGYFRISAFNSRENVEEAMKRITEKFKV, encoded by the coding sequence ATGGCAACTATTAACAACAACTACCTGAAACTGAAAGCGGGTTATCTGTTTCCAGAAATTGCTCGACGGGTGAATGCCTTTGCAGAAGCCAATCCTGATGCTAAAATCATCCGCCTGGGCATTGGTGATGTTACCGAACCTCTGCCGGAGGCTTGCCGCACAGCTATGATTAAAGCTGTGGAAGAAATGGGCGATCGCAATACCTTCAAAGGCTACGGGCCAGAACAAGGCTACGCTTGGTTACGGGAGAAAATTGCAACTCAAGATTTCCAAGCACGGGGAGCCGATATAGATGCTTCGGAAATCTTTATCTCCGACGGTTCCAAGTGCGACACCGGCAATATTTTAGAAATCTTTGGACATGACAACATAATTGCCGTTACTGACCCCGTTTACCCCGTATATGTAGACACTAACGTTATGGTGGGAAATACGGGAGATGCCAACGATAAAGGCGAGTTTGAGGGTTTAGTTTATCTACCAATTACGGCTGATAACAACTTTACCGCCGAAATTCCCTCAAAGAAAGTCGATTTAATTTATCTCTGCTTTCCCAATAACCCCACTGGCGCAACTGCTACCAAGGAATATTTAAAGGCATGGGTAGACTATGCCAAAGCTAATAACTCGATTATTTTCTTTGATGCAGCCTACGAAGCTTATATTACCGATCCGTCGCTTCCTCACTCAATTTATGAAATTGAAGGTGCAAGAGAAGTTGCGATCGAATTTCGGTCTTTTTCTAAGAATGCAGGTTTTACAGGAACCCGTTGCGCGTTAACCGTTGTACCGAAGACACTCACAGCAAAAGCCGCCGATGGTTCCGATGTGGAACTATGGAAACTGTGGAATCGCCGCCAGTCTACCAAGTTTAATGGTGTTTCTTACATCATCCAACGGGGAGCCGAAGCGGTTTACTCTGAAGAAGGACAGGCACAAATCAAAGCATTGGTGAGTTTCTATTTAGAAAACGCCAAAATTATCCGCGAAAAACTCACAGCCGCCGGATTATCAGTTTATGGCGGCGTGAATGCGCCTTACGTTTGGGTGAAAACTCCTAATGGTTTATCCAGTTGGGAATTTTTTGATAAGTTGCTGCAAACTGTCAACGTTGTGGGGACACCTGGTTCTGGCTTTGGTGCTGCGGGTGAAGGTTACTTCCGCATTTCGGCGTTTAACAGCCGGGAGAATGTCGAAGAGGCGATGAAGCGGATTACTGAGAAGTTTAAGGTGTAG
- the tnpA gene encoding IS200/IS605 family transposase, translating into MDNDIKLKTRSNSAFRLIYHLVLVTKFRRKSLTAEILTRMKSIINELLFKWECELIEFGGEADHLHLLIETHPSVDLSKLVNNIKTVTSRKLRSEFSQHLKKFYWAEKPQFWSGSYALISVGAQAPLDKLIEYVHNQEKPE; encoded by the coding sequence ATGGATAATGATATCAAGCTAAAAACCCGTTCTAACAGTGCTTTTAGACTCATCTATCATTTAGTTCTGGTAACTAAATTCCGTCGCAAATCTTTAACGGCGGAAATACTCACCAGGATGAAATCAATCATCAATGAATTACTGTTTAAATGGGAATGTGAGTTAATTGAGTTTGGTGGAGAAGCAGATCATCTGCATCTGTTGATTGAGACTCATCCCAGTGTTGACTTATCTAAATTAGTAAATAATATAAAAACTGTAACTTCTCGGAAGTTACGCTCTGAATTTTCTCAACATCTAAAAAAGTTTTATTGGGCAGAAAAACCTCAGTTTTGGTCTGGTTCTTATGCGTTAATTAGTGTTGGCGCACAAGCACCACTGGATAAACTTATAGAATATGTGCACAACCAAGAGAAACCAGAATGA
- a CDS encoding transposase — protein sequence MNPNGTSQECSNCGHKVKKPLSQRMHNCPVCHTSLCRDLNAAINIKARGTHALKAQLMSSQKSH from the coding sequence ATCAATCCAAATGGCACTAGCCAAGAATGTTCTAATTGCGGTCACAAAGTTAAAAAGCCGCTATCTCAAAGAATGCACAATTGTCCTGTTTGTCATACTAGTTTGTGCAGGGATTTGAATGCAGCTATAAACATCAAGGCGCGTGGGACGCACGCCCTCAAAGCTCAATTAATGTCTTCACAGAAGAGTCATTGA
- a CDS encoding restriction endonuclease, SacI family, which yields MSTTPAAILDVALQKAEASIAQPIVTNPSIAEKIDYVSRYVGNRAVVRLLLACSLAAIHRGNVDIRKPYTEIGTPDAYSGRYYDESYITAFINKHELPCNPTTAFLTPALRNRNITLTPAVNLVGRPPKLYEAALQLLDDVHQGRITAEELLAQTIRCLIIARNEKRQRMETLLADLKKSEDAIPLSAEEIITLLKQHLACRGSSRLPVLIVAAAYQVAEQYIGERFLPLESHNAADEQTGALGDLEITLVDDEKVITSYEMKTRRVTLADIDRALQKINSTGKRVDNYIFITTDAIEEGIQEYASIMYDRTDGIEIVVLDCISFVRHFLHLFHRLRSQFLSAYQQLVLTEPDSAVSQPLKEAFLALRQAAESAREF from the coding sequence ATGTCCACAACCCCAGCAGCTATCCTTGATGTAGCTTTACAAAAAGCCGAAGCATCGATAGCACAACCGATTGTCACCAACCCCAGCATTGCCGAAAAAATTGACTATGTATCGCGCTATGTAGGCAATCGTGCTGTAGTTCGTTTGTTGCTGGCCTGCTCTTTGGCAGCAATTCACCGTGGGAATGTTGATATCCGCAAGCCTTACACCGAAATAGGCACACCAGATGCTTACTCTGGACGATACTACGATGAAAGTTACATCACAGCATTCATTAACAAGCACGAATTGCCCTGTAATCCCACTACCGCGTTCCTCACCCCTGCCCTGCGGAACCGTAACATCACCTTAACTCCAGCAGTCAATCTGGTGGGACGACCGCCCAAACTCTACGAAGCCGCGCTGCAATTACTTGATGATGTTCATCAAGGCAGAATAACTGCTGAAGAACTGCTAGCCCAAACCATTCGCTGTCTAATTATTGCTCGGAACGAGAAGCGGCAACGTATGGAAACACTACTAGCCGACCTGAAGAAGTCGGAAGATGCAATACCTTTGTCAGCAGAAGAAATTATCACACTCCTGAAACAGCATTTGGCTTGCCGAGGTTCAAGCCGCCTTCCTGTACTAATTGTTGCTGCTGCCTATCAAGTAGCAGAACAATATATTGGGGAGCGTTTTTTACCTCTAGAATCCCACAATGCAGCAGACGAGCAGACAGGTGCTTTGGGAGATTTGGAAATTACTTTAGTTGATGATGAGAAGGTGATTACCAGCTATGAAATGAAGACCCGACGCGTCACGTTAGCAGATATTGACCGTGCTTTGCAAAAAATCAACAGCACAGGCAAGCGGGTTGACAACTATATTTTTATCACGACGGATGCGATAGAAGAAGGTATTCAGGAATATGCTTCAATTATGTACGACCGTACAGATGGTATAGAGATTGTGGTTTTGGATTGTATCAGCTTTGTACGTCACTTTCTGCATTTGTTCCATCGACTACGATCGCAATTTTTGTCAGCCTACCAACAGCTAGTGCTAACAGAACCAGACAGTGCCGTTAGCCAACCTCTAAAAGAAGCTTTTTTAGCATTGAGACAGGCTGCTGAAAGTGCCAGGGAATTTTGA
- a CDS encoding AIPR family protein, which yields MDRITSGFLKAFRQEQSLPEDLAQFELFEHFVNYCIVSKEYNDTFSLEDIHVGGGTDKALDGIAILVNGSLISSKEELEDLEKRNRYLDVEFILVQSKTSSTFDAGDIAKFLLGSQDFFSENPELPENDKIRDKSEIIGLIYNQSNLFKNRNPICKLYYVTTGKWFDDQHLKGTIETLKKNIENMQMFEKVYFSPIDADSLQNLYRLANNKISRQIKFEKRTALPEIEDVREAYIGILPAREYLKLITDESDNIIRGLFYDNVRDFQGNNDVNQEIEATIKSDDHKSFVLYNNGITIVAEDINVVGDRITITDYQIVNGCQTSYVLYHNRESIDDSLCIPIKVIALARDSRLKNNIIKANNRQTPVKLEELESLTDFQKKLEEYYKSLPEDKQLYYERRPRQFNGIEGIEKIRIVDIPSQMRCFASMFLEQAHNAGRYHANLQDETKQNIFLSDHHPIGYYVSAYAKFRLDALFRKKHIDAKYSPFKYHMLNILRIQVSGKDMPSIISNKFIKYCEVMEITLSEDNKCKEAFLNTTAIIDSQVNGNYDRAVAKTLTFSRSLKNFLFEIK from the coding sequence ATGGACAGGATCACAAGTGGATTTTTAAAGGCTTTTAGACAAGAACAGTCTCTTCCTGAAGACTTAGCACAATTTGAGCTTTTTGAGCATTTTGTTAATTATTGTATAGTATCTAAAGAATATAATGATACTTTTTCACTTGAAGATATCCATGTTGGCGGTGGTACTGATAAAGCCTTAGATGGTATTGCAATTCTTGTTAATGGTAGTTTAATTAGCTCGAAAGAAGAGCTTGAAGATTTAGAGAAAAGAAATAGATATTTAGATGTTGAATTTATTTTAGTTCAATCCAAGACCAGTAGCACTTTTGATGCTGGTGACATTGCTAAGTTTTTATTAGGCTCTCAAGATTTTTTTAGTGAAAATCCAGAGCTACCTGAAAATGATAAAATACGGGATAAATCAGAAATAATAGGACTGATATATAACCAAAGCAATCTTTTTAAAAATAGGAACCCAATATGTAAATTATACTATGTTACAACTGGTAAATGGTTTGATGATCAGCATCTTAAGGGAACAATTGAGACTTTAAAGAAAAATATTGAAAATATGCAAATGTTTGAAAAAGTTTATTTTTCTCCTATTGATGCTGACAGTCTTCAAAATTTATATCGGTTAGCAAATAATAAAATATCAAGACAAATTAAGTTTGAAAAGCGTACTGCATTGCCTGAGATAGAAGATGTAAGAGAGGCGTATATTGGAATCTTACCGGCACGCGAGTACTTGAAATTGATTACTGATGAATCTGATAACATTATCAGAGGACTATTCTACGATAATGTACGAGATTTTCAGGGAAACAATGATGTTAATCAAGAAATAGAGGCAACGATAAAATCTGATGATCACAAATCGTTTGTACTCTACAACAACGGCATAACTATTGTTGCAGAAGATATCAATGTTGTTGGAGATCGGATTACTATTACAGATTATCAAATTGTTAATGGATGCCAAACTAGCTATGTTCTGTATCATAACCGAGAATCGATTGATGATTCTCTTTGTATACCAATCAAAGTAATTGCTCTAGCTCGTGACAGTAGATTAAAAAACAACATTATTAAAGCTAATAACAGACAGACACCAGTAAAACTTGAAGAGCTTGAATCGTTAACTGATTTTCAGAAAAAACTTGAGGAATATTACAAATCTTTACCAGAAGATAAACAACTATATTATGAAAGAAGACCAAGACAATTTAATGGGATTGAAGGTATTGAAAAAATAAGAATAGTGGATATACCCTCTCAAATGAGATGTTTTGCATCTATGTTTCTTGAACAAGCTCATAATGCAGGTAGATACCATGCAAATTTGCAAGATGAAACTAAACAAAATATATTTTTATCTGATCATCATCCAATAGGATATTACGTCAGCGCATATGCAAAATTTCGTTTAGATGCACTCTTTAGAAAGAAACACATAGACGCAAAATATAGTCCGTTTAAATACCATATGCTTAATATTCTTAGAATACAGGTATCAGGCAAGGATATGCCTAGCATAATATCGAATAAGTTCATTAAGTATTGCGAAGTAATGGAAATAACTTTGTCGGAAGACAATAAATGTAAAGAGGCTTTCTTGAATACTACTGCAATCATTGATAGTCAGGTAAATGGAAATTATGATCGTGCAGTTGCAAAAACTTTAACTTTTTCAAGAAGCCTAAAGAATTTTTTGTTTGAAATTAAGTGA
- a CDS encoding Uma2 family endonuclease: MTSAIPVFKPVSQMQLAPGSTVTIPDVSWEEFESILQELGEKRTTRIAYSQGTLEIMAPLPEHEIPKDLISDIVKILLKAKDIRYQPFGSTTFKRQGVAGVEPDACFYIQNYQQMIGHRRLQPDDPPPDLAIETDVTSKTTLDAYEAIGVPELWVYDSGNLSIYLLRDGKYIKSNISPNFEDIAITQIIPAAVERSWQVGSFQALEELEAMI, translated from the coding sequence ATGACTTCTGCCATCCCCGTTTTTAAACCTGTTAGCCAGATGCAGTTAGCACCTGGTAGTACAGTGACAATTCCAGATGTTAGCTGGGAAGAATTTGAATCTATTTTACAAGAATTAGGAGAAAAAAGAACTACACGAATTGCCTATAGCCAGGGTACTTTAGAAATTATGGCTCCTTTACCAGAACATGAAATACCTAAAGATTTAATTTCTGATATTGTAAAAATATTGCTGAAGGCTAAAGATATTAGATACCAACCTTTTGGTTCCACTACTTTTAAACGGCAAGGTGTAGCAGGAGTTGAACCTGATGCTTGCTTTTATATTCAGAATTATCAACAAATGATTGGTCATCGCCGCTTACAGCCTGATGATCCGCCGCCAGATTTAGCAATCGAGACTGATGTCACATCAAAAACTACTCTTGATGCTTATGAAGCCATTGGAGTCCCAGAACTATGGGTTTACGACAGTGGAAACCTTTCTATTTATTTGCTCAGAGATGGGAAATATATAAAATCTAATATCAGTCCTAATTTTGAGGATATAGCTATTACTCAGATTATCCCTGCTGCCGTAGAACGTAGTTGGCAAGTAGGAAGTTTTCAAGCTTTGGAAGAATTGGAAGCGATGATTTAG
- a CDS encoding NAD(P)/FAD-dependent oxidoreductase translates to MVNSLDNNPPHQVVIVGGGFGGLYAAKTLAKAAVNVTLIDKRNFHLFQPLLYQVATGALSPADISSPLRSVLSKSKNTKVLLGEVNNIDPEAKQVTVGDEAIAYDTLIVATGAKHSYFGKDNWEEFAPGLKTVEDAIEMRRRIFTAFEAAEKETDPEKRRAWLTFVIVGGGPTGVELAGAIAELANQTLKEDFRSIDTSEAKILLLEGLDRILPPFAPELSQEAEASLTRLGVVVQTKTLVTNIENDIVTLKQGEEVKEIASKTVLWAAGVKASAMGKVLAERTGAECDRAGRIIVEPDLSIKGHPNIFVVGDLANFSHQNGKPLPGVAPVAKQEGEYVATLVKQRLAGKNLPPFAYTDHGSLAMIGHNSAVVDLGFIKLKGFVAWLFWLVIHIYFLIEFNNKLVVMIQWAWNYFTRNRGARLITGQESLTEFVISDRNYTSADNKLPVNV, encoded by the coding sequence ATGGTAAATTCACTTGACAATAATCCACCCCATCAAGTAGTTATTGTTGGCGGTGGTTTTGGTGGACTTTATGCGGCAAAAACGCTCGCTAAAGCTGCGGTAAACGTTACTCTGATCGATAAACGTAACTTTCATCTATTTCAACCCCTTTTATATCAAGTCGCCACAGGTGCGCTATCTCCTGCGGATATTTCCTCACCGTTGCGTTCTGTCCTCAGCAAGAGCAAGAATACGAAAGTGCTGCTGGGAGAGGTGAATAATATTGATCCAGAAGCAAAACAAGTGACTGTGGGCGACGAAGCAATAGCTTACGATACGTTAATTGTGGCCACAGGAGCCAAGCATTCCTACTTTGGTAAAGACAACTGGGAAGAATTCGCCCCCGGCTTGAAAACTGTAGAAGATGCCATAGAAATGCGTCGCCGGATCTTTACAGCCTTTGAAGCCGCAGAAAAAGAAACCGATCCAGAAAAACGCCGTGCTTGGTTAACCTTTGTAATTGTTGGTGGTGGCCCTACTGGTGTAGAGTTAGCGGGTGCGATCGCAGAATTGGCAAATCAAACCCTTAAAGAAGATTTCCGCAGCATCGACACATCAGAAGCCAAGATTTTGTTATTAGAAGGATTGGATCGGATTCTGCCACCCTTTGCACCAGAGTTATCACAAGAAGCGGAAGCATCTCTAACGCGGTTGGGGGTGGTTGTGCAGACAAAAACACTGGTGACAAATATTGAAAATGATATTGTTACCCTCAAACAAGGCGAAGAAGTTAAAGAAATTGCCTCAAAAACGGTATTATGGGCAGCAGGTGTGAAAGCTTCAGCAATGGGGAAAGTGCTAGCAGAACGCACAGGTGCTGAGTGCGATCGCGCTGGACGGATTATTGTCGAACCTGACTTGAGTATTAAGGGACATCCCAATATTTTTGTAGTTGGCGACTTAGCAAATTTTTCTCATCAAAATGGTAAACCCCTACCTGGTGTTGCACCTGTAGCCAAGCAAGAAGGTGAATATGTCGCAACATTAGTTAAACAGCGGCTCGCAGGTAAAAATTTGCCACCCTTTGCTTATACCGATCATGGTAGTTTAGCAATGATTGGACACAATTCTGCTGTGGTAGATTTGGGCTTTATCAAGCTGAAAGGTTTTGTTGCATGGTTGTTTTGGCTAGTGATTCACATCTACTTCTTAATTGAATTTAACAACAAATTAGTAGTAATGATTCAGTGGGCATGGAACTATTTCACCCGTAATCGCGGAGCAAGATTGATTACAGGTCAAGAATCGCTCACGGAGTTTGTAATTAGCGATCGCAATTACACATCAGCTGATAATAAACTGCCAGTAAATGTCTAA
- a CDS encoding DUF4349 domain-containing protein has protein sequence MYASTKFPRTSALFISALLGGVIFTSCASSERSTSSALPQMAADGMANRASAPAGESSISQKAEASSIVRSRPQLIKKAAISLTVNSVDKTIDAVSQIINKQQGDLIGLRQQQPKTDNPRHTATIQLRIPENRLEPTLEELAKLGTVESRNITAEDVGDRLVDFQARLTNLQKTEANLQKIMDRAGSIRDVLSVAQELSNVRETIEQINAQLKSLQNQVAYSTITLNLEAAVSSTSPQPALGLQVKETWNNSTHSLSAFSVGLLKLGIWLIVYSPYLLIFAALVYGFRRWRRTRSPRLTQTPESTISD, from the coding sequence ATGTACGCTTCGACTAAATTCCCGCGCACATCTGCTTTATTTATAAGTGCATTATTAGGAGGGGTGATTTTCACCAGTTGCGCTTCTTCTGAACGCTCAACAAGTTCGGCTTTACCTCAGATGGCCGCCGATGGGATGGCAAATCGAGCATCTGCACCTGCTGGTGAAAGCAGTATTTCTCAAAAGGCGGAAGCTTCATCAATAGTTCGTTCTCGTCCCCAACTGATCAAAAAAGCAGCAATTTCTTTGACTGTCAACTCTGTAGATAAAACTATTGATGCTGTTTCGCAAATTATTAATAAACAGCAAGGGGATTTAATCGGGTTGAGACAACAACAACCCAAAACCGACAACCCGCGTCACACAGCAACAATACAATTGCGGATACCAGAGAACCGACTAGAACCTACCTTAGAAGAGCTAGCTAAATTGGGCACTGTCGAGAGTCGTAATATCACTGCCGAAGATGTAGGCGATCGCCTCGTAGATTTCCAAGCCAGATTAACCAATTTGCAAAAAACCGAAGCCAATTTACAAAAAATTATGGATCGGGCTGGTTCTATTAGAGATGTGCTTAGTGTTGCCCAAGAACTGAGTAATGTCCGAGAAACCATAGAACAAATTAATGCCCAACTCAAAAGCCTACAAAATCAAGTTGCTTATTCCACTATTACGCTGAACCTAGAAGCAGCAGTTTCTAGTACCAGTCCCCAACCTGCCTTGGGTTTGCAAGTTAAGGAAACTTGGAACAACTCCACCCACTCTTTGAGTGCATTTTCCGTTGGCTTACTCAAACTGGGTATTTGGTTAATTGTTTACAGCCCCTATTTGTTAATTTTTGCTGCTCTTGTCTATGGCTTTAGGCGTTGGCGGCGAACTCGTTCACCACGTTTGACACAAACACCAGAGTCAACTATTTCTGACTAA